Proteins co-encoded in one Arachis hypogaea cultivar Tifrunner chromosome 13, arahy.Tifrunner.gnm2.J5K5, whole genome shotgun sequence genomic window:
- the LOC112738077 gene encoding F-box/kelch-repeat protein At1g67480, with the protein MVSVFADLEKMPGFVAGKKRSTGRNMCFTNLANQDKLSCLQTNHFFASEVPENDDSPILPGLPDDVAKHCLALVPRSNVPTIGGVCKRWRSFIQSKEFITVRKLAGMVEEWLYFLKMDTEGEGTHWEVMDRPSHKCQALPPMPGPVKAGFGVVVLNGKLLVIAGYSTTDRSTFASAEVYQYDSLLNNWSRLSKMNVARYDFACAEVNGLVYAVGGYGLDGEILSSAEVYDPDTDKWTLIESVRRPRWGCFACSLDGKLYVMGGRSSFTIGNSKFVDVYDPEVHSWGEFKNGSVMVTAHAVLGKKLFCMEWKNQRKLAIFCSEDNSWKMVPLPLTGSSSVDFRFGIFDEKLLLFSLEAGPSYQTLLYDPNAAKGSEWQISDIKPSGVFLCSVTIKA; encoded by the exons ATGGTAAGTGTATTTGCTGATTTGGAAAAGATGCCTGGTTTTGTTGCTGGAAAGAAGAGATCTACAGGCCGAAACATGTGTTTCACCAATTTGGCCAATCAAGACAAGTTAAGTTGTTTGCAAACCAATCATTTCTTTGCCTCTGAGGTACCGGAAAACGATGATAGCCCCATTCTACCTGGTCTGCCTGATGATGTGGCAAAACATTGCCTTGCTCTTGTGCCTCGTTCTAACGTCCCAACTATTGGTGGTGTCTGTAAGAGATGGAGGTCATTTATTCAAAGCAAAGAGTTCATTACTGTGCGAAAATTGGCAGGGATGGTTGAGGAATGGCTCTATTTCTTAAAAATGGATACTGAAGGAGAGGGAACTCATTGGGAGGTTATGGATCGTCCCAGTCATAAATGCCAAGCTCTTCCACCGATGCCTGGTCCGGTAAAGGCTGGATTTGGAGTGGTGGTTCTTAATGGAAAGCTTCTTGTTATTGCTGGATATTCAACTACAGATAGAAGTACCTTTGCCTCAGCAGAGGTTTACCAATATGACTCGCTCCTCAACAA TTGGAGCAGACTATCAAAAATGAATGTGGCTCGTTATGACTTTGCATGTGCCGAAGTCAATGGCTTGGTTTATGCTGTAGGAGGCTATGGATTGGACGGTGAAATTCTCTCTAGTGCTGAGGTGTACGACCCTGACACCGACAAATGGACACTGATAGAGAGTGTCCGGCGCCCAAGATGGGGTTGCTTTGCCTGTTCATTGGATGGTAAGCTCTATGTCATGGGTGGAAGGTCGAGCTTTACAATTGGAAACTCCAAGTTTGTTGATGTTTATGACCCTGAAGTCCACAGCTGGGGTGAGTTCAAGAACGGCTCTGTTATGGTCACAGCGCACGCAGTATTGGGAAAGAAATTGTTCTGTATGGAGtggaagaaccagaggaagcTAGCAATATTCTGTTCTGAAGACAATTCGTGGAAAATGGTACCACTTCCACTCACTGGTAGCTCCAGTGTTGATTTTAGATTTGGGATATTTGATGAAAAGCTGTTGCTATTCTCACTGGAAGCAGGACCCTCTTATCAAACTTTGTTGTATGATCCAAATGCAGCTAAAGGGTCAGAGTGGCAAATTTCTGATATAAAACCATCTGGTGTGTTCTTGTGCAGTGTAACAATCAAGGCATGA